Part of the Flavobacterium alkalisoli genome is shown below.
GACTTGAAGCAGGAGACAGGATAGTATCAAAAGGTTTTGAAAACTTACAGGAAGGAGCTGTGGTAGTTCCGCAGAAAGCAGAATCTGAAATGGCTTCCAAGTAATTTATAACCAACAATTTAATTAGAAACAAAGATGTTTAGAAAATTTATAGACCGGCCGGTTTTGGCTACGGTCATATCCATCCTATTGGTAATTTTAGGGGTAATTGGCCTCTTTAAACTGCCATTACAGCAGTTCCCGGATATCGCACCGCCTGCTGTTCAGGTTACGGCCCTTTACCCGGGTGCCAATGCAGAAACGGTTCTGCGTTCGGTTGCTCCGTCACTTGAGGAATCCATCAACGGGGTAGAGAACATGATTTACATGAGCTCAACAGCCAGTAATGACGGTTCATTGGTTATTACAGTATATTTTAAACTGGGTACCAACCCAGATCAGGCAGCAGTAAACGTACAAAATAGGGTGGCTCAGGCTACCAGCCAGCTGCCATCAGAAGTTATACAGGCAGGTGTTACCACAGCTAAGCAGCAAAACAGCCTTATTATGGTAACCGCTTTATATTCTGAAGATGAAAAAACATACGACCAGACATTTCTTACTAACTACGCCCAAATCAATATTATTCCTGAGATTAAAAGGATACCGGGTGTAGGTCAGGCAGCAATTTTTGGTGGTAATAAAGATTATTCCATGAGGGTGTGGTTAAAACCGGCCCAAATGACTACTTATAACATTACCCCTAAAGAAGTGATGGCAGCTATACAGGATAAAAACCTTGAGGCTGCTCCCGGTAAGTTTGGAGAGAACAGTGCCGAATCATTTGAGTATGTTATAAAATATAAAGGTAAGCTAAGTAAGCCTGCCGATTATGAAAGCATGATTATACGTACCAATCCAGACGGGTCAATTTTACGACTTAAGGATGTGGCACGTGTAGAGTTTGGTTCTTATACTTATGGTAACTTTACCAGGATTAATGGTAAACCGGGAACTAATATTATGGTTATCCAGTTACCGGGTTCTAATGCAAATGATATTCAGATTGCTATCAGCGAGCTGATGGATAAGGCAGAAAAAAGTTTCCCTAAAGGAGTAAAACGTGTAAATATTTATAACACAAAGGTAATGCTTGATGCCTCTATTTCTCAGGTTAAGTCAACACTTGTTGAGGCATTTTTACTTGTGTTTATAGTGGTATTCCTGTTCCTGCAGGACTTTAGGTCAACACTTATTCCTGCCATAGCGGTTCCGGTTGCTATTATGGGTACTTTCTTTTTCATGAGCCTTTTTGGGTTTTCAATAAACCTGCTAACATTATTTGCACTTGTATTGGCCATTGGTATTGTGGTGGATGACGCTATTGTAGTGGTAGAGGCAGTACACTCTAAAATGGAGAGGGGTATGTCGCCTAAGCATGCAACCACATCGGCAATGAGTGAAATTACAGGAGCTATTATTTCCATTACACTGGTTATGTCGGCAGTATTCCTTCCGGTAGGTTTTATGGAAGGCTCGACAGGGGTATTTTACAGGCAGTTTGCCTTTACCCTGGCAATAGCCATTGTTATATCAGCAGTAAATGCATTAACACTAAGTCCGGCTTTAGCAGCGCTTTTCCTTAAGGATAATCATCATCACAATCAAAACGGACATGCTGTTAAAACCACTTTCAAGCAACGCTTTTTTGCCGGATTTAATAATGGATTTGAAAAAGTAACCAACAGATATATGGGAAGCCTTCGTTTTCTTATTCGCAATAAATGGATTAGCCTTGGCGGATTAGGATTAGTTATTCTGGCTACCGTATGGATGGTAAAAACGACACCGTCAGGGTTTATACCTTCAGAAGATCAGGGATTCATAGCTGTATCGGTATCGATGCCGGCAGGTACTTCCCTTGACCGTACCATTAAGATTCTTGAAGAGGCCGAAGGTGTAATTAATACAGTAAAGGCTAACAGGGAAATAGACGGACTTTCAGGCTTTAATATGCTTACGCAGTCGTCGAGCCCTTCATTTGGTGTGCTTTTCCTTAATCTTAAACCGTTAAAAGAGCGTGGAGAGATAAGCGATATAGAGGATATTATGAATGAGGTGCGCGGTAAGCTTTCCTTAGTAAAAGGAGCTAACTTCTTTGTGTTTACATTCCCTACCGTTCCAGGTTTCAGTAATATTGACGGACTTGATTTTGTACTTCAGGATCGTACCGGAGGTAAACTGGATAAGTTTAGTGAGGTTGGAAACAGGTTTATTGGCGAACTTATGAAAAGAGATGAGATTGCCGTTGCCTTTACGCCTTTCAGGGCTGATTATCCTCAGTATGAATTACAGGTGGACGATGTAAAAGCCGAGCAGCTTGGTGTAAGTGTAAAAGACTTACTGCAAACAGTACAGGCTTACTACGGTAGTGCACAGGTGTCTGACTTTAACCGATTTGGTAAGTATTACCGTGTAATGGTACAGGCAGATAAAGATAATCGTGCCACGCCTGAATCGCTTAATGCGGTGTATGTGAAAAACAGGACCGGTGAAATGGTACCGGTAAATACATTGGTTAAACTGGAAAGAGTTTACGGACCGGAGAATGCATCACGTTACAACCTGTTTAACTCTATGGGGGTTAATGCAATTCCGGCTCCGGGATACAGCTCGGGAGCGGCAATTAAAGCAGTTGAAGAAGTTGCCGAAAAATACCTGCCTCAGGGGTACTCTTATGAGTTTTCAGGTTTAACAAGAGAGGAGATTATTTCCGGAGGACAATCAACAGTAATTTTCCTTTTAAGCTTACTGTTTATTTACTTCCTTCTTGCAGCTCAGTATGAAAGTTATATACTACCATTAGCGGTAATACTTTCTATTCCTACAGGTGTATTCGGGGTATTTGCAGCCATTGGTTTGACAGGTATTTCTAATAATATTTATGTACAGGTGGCACTTGTAATGCTTATAGGTCTTCTTGCTAAAAATGCCATCCTTATTGTAGAGTTTGCGGTGCAGAGAAGAAGGCAGGGTAAAACATTGCTTTCTGCTTCACTGGAAGCGGCTAAATTAAGGTTAAGGCCTATTATAATGACATCGCTTGCCTTTATTGTAGGACTTATACCAATGATGTTTGCCATAGGGCCATCTGCAAAAGGTAACCACTCAATCAGTATTGGTGCTGCCGGAGGTATGCTCTCGGGAGTAGTACTGGGTCTGTTTATCATTCCTGTATTGTTTATTGTATTCCAGTACATTCAGGAAAAAATATCGGGTAAACCGCAACCTAAAACAATTAAGCAGGAACATTTGGAACCTGCAGAACTTGAACTGATGAACTAATTTATTAAGGCTCCTCTTAAGGAGGAGCCTCTAAAATATCAACAATGAAAAATTTATATATATATCTTTTATCTGTTCTTTTTCTCATGCTAACAGGGTGTAAGGTCTCTAAGGATGTGGAAACTCCACAACCTGACCTCCCTGTAGCATACAGAAATGCAATTACTACCGCAGATACTTCGACAATTGCCGATATTGAATGGCGTACTTTTTTTCCGGATGCTACTTTACAGCAACTGATTGATAAGGCCCTTTCAGGAAATTATGACCTACAACAGGCCCTTAAAAATATTGAGGCTTCAAGATTATTACTTAAGCAGTCTAAATGGGGTAATGTGCCGCAACTTAATGCTTATGTAACGGCAAGCTCTACAATCCCCTCCGAAAACAGTTTAAACGGATTAAGCGCTAATAATTTTTTAGGGACAAGCCATGTAGAGAATTATGATGCCGGACTGTCATTATCATGGGAAGCAGATATTTGGGGTAAAATAAGTAGCAGGAAAAAAGAGGCTTTAGCCCAATATTTGAAAACTGAAGAGGCTAAAAAAGCAATACAAACGGAATTAGTGTCTGGTGTTGCTCAGGGGTATTATAACCTGCTTATGCTTGATGCGCAGTTAAGTGTTGCAAGAAAAAACCTTGATTTAAGTAATAATACTGTTCGTATAATACGAATGCAGTTTGAATCGGGGCAGGTTACCTCACTTGCCGTAGAGCAGGCAGAAGCGCAAAGGCTTAATGCAGCTCAAATAGTGCCAATGCTTGAAAAAGAGATTGTACTTCAGGAAAATGCACTTAGTGTACTTACCGGAGAGCTTCCGGCTGAAATTGCAAGAATAGCTTCTATAGATCTTGAACCTGTTTATGAGAATATTAACTACCGGTGTACCCGCAGCAGTTGTGAGCAGAAGGCCGGATATCAAAATGTTTGAATATGACCTTGCAGCAGCAAATGCAAGGGTAGGGGTTACAAAAGCCCAAATGTATCCTGCATTAAATATTACGGCATCTGGTGGTTTAAACTCTTTTAAATCGGATAACTGGTTTAATATGCCTTCTTCATTATTTGGTATTGTGGCAGGAAGCGTTGCTCAGCCTTTATTGAATAATAAAAGATTAAGGACACAATATGAAGTGGCTAAAGTAGAAAGGGAAAAGGCTGTGCTGGCTTTCAGACAGGGAGTATTGGTAGCTGTTAGTGAAGTCTCTGATGCTTTGGTAAAAATAGAAAAGCTTAAGGAAGAACAGCAGTTTGCTGAACAAAGGGTAGCAAGCTTACAAAGGGCTACCGGAAATGCTGACAAATTGTTTAACAGCGGGATGGCAAACTATCTTGAAGTGATTACTGCTCAAAGTAACGTACTTCAGAGTGAGCTAGACCTGGCAGCATTAAAGAGAGACCAGCTAAGTGCCCTGGCCGAATTGTATAAGGCTTTGGGTGGTGGCTGGAAATGATGGTGTTTATTGTTAAAAAGGAAAAGCTGCCCTTTCGGGCAGCTTTTTTATAATAAAACGGATTACTTCCGTATTATTTAGCAATATTAACAGCTCTGGTTTCGCGGATAACAGTAATTTTTACCTGCCCCGGATACGTCATTTCTGTTTGGATTTTGTGTGAAATTTCAAATGAAAGGTTAGCAGCCATTTCGTCGCTTACTTTTTCACTTTCAACAATTACACGAAGCTCTCTACCTGCCTGAATTGCATAAGCACTCTTAACTCCGCCAAATCCGTAAGCGATGTCCTCAAGGTCTTTAAGGCGCTGGATATAAGAATCAAGAACCTGTCTTCTTGCTCCCGGTCTTGCACCTGAAATAGCATCACAAACCTGAACGATAGGAGACAGAAGTGATTTCATTTCAATCTCGTCGTGGTGAGCACCAATAGCGTTGCAAACTTCTTCTTTCTCACCATATTTCTCAGCCCACTGCATACCAAGTAATGCGTGTGGAAGATCACTTTCTGTATCCGGCACCTTACCTATATCGTGTAATAGACCTGCTCTTTTTGCAAGCTTAACGTTAAGTCCAAGTTCTGCAGCCATAAGTCCGCAAAGCTTAGCAACTTCGCGAGAGTGTTGTAGAAGGTTTTGTCCGTAAGAAGAACGGTATTTCATTCTACCTACAATTTTGATAAGTTCAGGATGTAATCCGTGGATACCAAGGTCAATAACCGTACGTTTACCAACTTCAATAATTTCGTCTTCAATCTGTTTTGCTGTTTTAGCAACAACTTCTTCAATACGTGCAGGGTGAATCCTACCGTCTGTAACAAGTTTGTGAAGTGCAAGACGAGCAACTTCTCTTCTTACAGGGTCAAAACAAGAAAGGATGATAGCTTCCGGAGTATCGTCAACAATAATTTCAACTCCTGTAGCCGCCTCAAGGGCACGGATGTTTCTACCTTCGCGACCAATAATTCTACCTTTTACATCATCCGATTCGATGTTGAATACAGATACACAGTTTTCAACAGCTTCTTCCGTACCAATACGCTGAATAGTGTTGATAATGATTTTCTTAGCTTCCTGTTGTGCGGTAAGCTTAGCTTCTTCAATAGTATCCTGTATATGAGACATAGCAGTGGTTTTAGCCTCTGCCTTAAGGCTCTCTACAAGCTGGTTTTTAGCTTCCTCTGCCGATAGGCCTGAAATAACTTCAAGTTGTTCTACCTGGCTTTTGTGTAGCCTGTCAATCTCAGCCTGCTTTTTGTCAAGAAAATCTATACGGTTGTTGTAATCGGTAATTTTAGCTTCAACTTCGTCGTTAAGCTTTTTTGTTTTAGCAAGCTCATTAGAAACCTGAGATTCTTTATCACGGGTTCTTTTTTCAGCCTCGGCAATTTTTTTGTCTTTGCCAAGTATTACCTGTTCATGTTCTGCCTTTAGCTCAAGAAATTTTTCTTTTGCCTGCAGTAATTTATCCTTTTTAATGGCTTCGGCATCTGTCTTGGCATCTTTTAATATTGATGCCGCCTCCTTCTTCGCGTTTTTAATAAGAGTGGAAACGTTTTTCTTCTCCAGGAATTTTGCAATCCCGAATCCGAATCCGATCCCCGCGATGCTGCCAATAATTATCAATAGTGTCGAGTCCATAGTTTGTTTATGTAAAATATATATATAAAAAAAGCCTACATCAGGAAGATTGTATAAACTCGTAAAGACAAGTTTTGGGCTAACCCGCTGTTCAAGGATCTGCTCAAAGGCAGCTTGCTTTAGTAGCGATGATTCACCCATTTTAATTTGTTAGTGTTGAGTTTATCAAATATGTACTAATGTAGGCAGTATTTTTGACGTATGTTTAAGAACGTTTTTTTATTTATCTGAGAGGAATTTACCCAGTTTTTCATCCATCTGCTGCAGTCTGTTAAAAGCTTCTTCAAAGTCGGTAGACTTGTCAATCTGCTTTTGTTCAACCTGTGCTGCAAACTGCAACGCACACATTGCCAGTACATCCTGCTTGTCTCTTACGGCATAGTTTTCTTCAAACTGCTTGATCATGGTATCAATCTTTTTGGAAGCGCTTCTCAGGCCTTCTTCCTGTGCCGGGGTTACTGTTAACGGGTATACCCTGTCGGCAATTGATATCTTTATCTTTAGTTTTTCATCCATTTCCTGCTAGTCAGAAAGTTGTGCTATGCAATAATCAATTTCGCGGATCAATGAATTTATTTTGAGTTTTGTATCCCTCTTATTTTCGTCACTGCCCAGTAATGAATTGGCGGTTTTTAGCGATTCAATCTGCTTTTGCAGAGAAGCTATTTCCTGTGCCTGACCACTGATAACCGAAGACGAACGCGTAATTTCGTTCGCCAGTTCCTGATTTTGCCTTTCAAGCTTTTCCGTTTTCTGGACCAGCTTTTGCAGCTTATTTTCAAGAGAATCAACTATTTCGGATAATCCGTTCATTACAGTCAACTTCATTACATGATTCTACAAAGTTAATATTACTTTAATTACATACAACTGTTTGTTATAAAAATTATTACAATATCTTTATGTTTACCGTAATAATTTGTTATGTAAACAGTTATAACAAACAGATTTTGGCACTATTTTTTCGGGTGCTTTTTTATAATTTAGCCATATGAGAATTTTCTTTTTACTTCTATTATATTCAACCGCTTTATTTGCCCAAAACACTTATCCCGAGGACTATTTCCGTTCCCCAATGGATTTGCCGTTGCACCCTTCGGGGACTTTTGGTGAGCTTAGGCGCAATCACTTTCATGCCGGTATAGACTATCGTACCGAGCAAAAAACCGGACTGCCTGTTTATGCCGCTGCCGAAGGTTATGTGTCGCGCATTAGGGTTTCCAGCTATGGGTATGGTACGGCTTTGTATATAGATCATCCTAACGGATATACCACGCTTTATGGGCATTTAAGTGAATATGCTACAAAGATTGAGGAGTATGTGAGAGCTAAGCAATATGAAAAGAAAAGTTTTGATATAGAGTTATTCCCAAAACCGGGAGAATTGCCTGTTGATAAAGGCGAACTCGTTGCGTTATCCGGTAATACGGGAGGTTCCGGTGGGCCACACCTTCATTTTGAATATCGTGATACCAAAACTGAGGAGATAATCAATCCGTTATTCTTTGGTTTGAACAAGATAATGAAAGATACCCAAATGCCTACGGTTTATGGCATGATGGCTTATGCTTTGGGGGATAAGGCTGTGGTAAATGAATCGGAAAAACCGGTTACACTGCACTTGAAATTACTAAAGGACGGGACTTATCTGGCCGATAAGATATATGCCAGAGGTAACGTTGGGCTGTCTATAAATGCTACCGACAAGAGTACGGGAAGCCTGGGTAATAACGGTGTTTTTAAAGTTGAGACTTTTGTAAACGGATCACCGGGTTTTAAGGCTGTTTTCGACCAGTTTGCTTTTGATGAGTCGCGTTATATCAACTATTATATAGATTACCAAAAGTATATGGCTAACGGGCAGCGTTTCCAAAAGCTTTTTGTAACAACCCCTTATCCTTTGGACGTGATTAGGGATAACGCCACAAACGGACAGATTGAAGTTAAGGAAGGAGAAACGGTAAACTACCGTATTGTGGTTTCTGATTTTCACGGCAATAAGAGGGTGGTGAACGGGATTGTTGAGTTTAGCGACAAGCCTGCAACCATTACACAGCCAAAAAAGATAACGCCTTATTTTGTTAAAATGGCTAATGATAACAGCTATACAAAAGACGGGGTTTCGGTTTTTATTCCTGCTAATACACTGTATGAAGACTTTTACATGGACTTTGATGTAAAAGATTCAATCTTATATCTTCATGACGATTCGGTTCCGGTTCATGGCAATATTATCGTTTCTTTTGACGTTAGCCATCTGTCGCCCGAAGTGCTGCAAAGAACATTTATAGCTGGTGTAGACGGTAACAGAATTCTATATAACAACAGTTATATGGAAAACGGCAAGCTAACGGCTAAGGTAAGATACTTGGGTAAATTTAAGCTGGCGCAGGATAACACGCCGCCTAAAATATTCAGCCCTAGCTTTGCAGAAGGCAAATGGCTAAGTTCAAACAAAACGTTTAGCCTTAAGATTAGTGATGACCTTTCGGGTATCGCTACCTTTGATGCCTGGCTTAACGGTAAGTGGATATTGATGCATTATGACTACAAGACACGCATAATTTATCATAATTTTAGTGATGGTATTGTAGATGAGGGGCGTAACGATTTAAAAGTTACGGTTACCGATAATGTGGGAAATTCTGCTACCTTTGAAACACATTTTTTCAGAACTCAAAAAACAACGTCTGTTGAAAAAGATAAATAAGTTATTTACGCTGGCTTTTTTACTGGTTAGCGCTGTAGTATTTGCTCAACAAAAGCCTATTATGTATGGTATACTTCTGGACGAAAACAGGCAGCCTATAGAAGGGGTTAATGTTTATTATGCCGATATTGAAGGTACTGTAAGAACCATATCTGATGTTAATGGTTTTTATAAAATTGAAATTCCTATAGAGAGGGAAGTTGTGGTGTGGTTTGAACATACAAGCTTTAAGCTGTCTTCATTAGATGTTGTGATGCAGGCTAATGATACGGCAGAAATGAACTTTATCATGCTTACGGGGCATACAGAGCTGCAAAATGTTGTTATAGATAAAACTGTAGACAGGAAGAGGGTCGAGGGGATTATAAGCGTATCTCCCGAAACGATAAGGAAAATACCCGGAGCAATGCCCGGAGTGGAAAATATAATTAAGATTATAGGAGGTAATTCCAATAACGAGCTTAGTACACAGTATGCTGTGCGAGGCGGTAATTATGATGAAAACCTTGTGTATGTGGAGGATGTGGAAATATACCGTCCTTTCCTTATCCGTTCCGGTCAGCAGGAAGGTTTAAGTTTTACAAATACTGCGATGGTAGAAAATGTAGATTTTTCTGCCGGAGGATTTCAGGCCAGATATGGAGATAAGTTGTCGTCGGTTCTTGATATAACTTACAGGAGGCCGGTAGATTTTGGGGCACAGCTTGAAGCCAGCTTTTTAGGAGGTAGCCTAACGGTTGAAGGAGTCTCTAAAGATAAAAAATGGAATGCGGTTGTAGGCGGGCGTTACCGTGATAACAGTTTATTGGTAAACAGTCAGCAAACCGAAACAAACTACAAACCTACTTTTGCAGATATACAGACAATGGTAAACTTTAATCCTAATGAAAAGTGGGAAATAAGTTTTTTAGGAAATGTATCTGAAAATAAATATCATTACCAGCCTTTTTACAGGCAAACCAACTTTGGAACCATAGACGACCCTATTGCGCTTCAGATATTTTATGACGGACAGGAAAAGGATGAGTACAAAACCTATTTTGGTGCTTTAAAATCAACTTACATTGTATCTGAAGATTTTACCCTAAAGGTAATAGGTTCCATATACCATACTCAGGAGCAGGAACACTTCGATATATTGGCGCAGTATGCACTTGGAGAGGTAGATACCAATATTGGTTCTGAAACTTTTGGTGACGTGCGTTTTGCCAGGGCTGTAGGTTCAGAACTAAATCACGGTCGTAATGATCTTGATGCCTTAATTGTAAATGCAGAGGTAAAAGGATTTCATGATCTGGAAAAGAATAAAATTGAATGGGGTGTAAAATATACCCGTGAAGATATTCATGACCGCTTGGTAGAATGGCAGGTTATAGACTCTGCAGGTTTTTCGATAAATCCGCCAATTGTAGATTTACCACGTAACGATCAGCCCTATAATCCATATACAGGTCCGCTTGTACCTTACAGCGGAGCAAGGGCAACAAATTTTACTCAGGTAAACAGGTTTTCGGGATATGCACAATGGAGCAGAAGAGCAAAATGGGGTAGAAGTGAGGTTTGGATGAATGCAGGTGTGAGGGCACAACAATGGCAAATAACCGCAAGAGGTTATGAAGATGGCGACAGTAAAATTGTAGTTAGCCCAAGGGCACAATTTTCAATAAAACCGGCTTGGGAAATGGATATGCTTTTCAGGCTTTCAGGAGGATATTACTACCAACCTCCTTTTTATCGTGAGTTAAGGGCGCAGGATGGTTCTATAAATACCAATGTAGATGCACAGCGTTCGGTTCATGTAGTGTTGTCTAACGATTATAGTTTTAAAACTAAAAAAGGCAAGAAATTCAAGTTAGTATCTGAGGCTTATTATAAAACCCTTACGGATGTTAATACCTATACTTTAGAAAACGTAAGGATAAGATACCGCGCTAACAACGATGCCGTTGCATATACTTACGGACTGGATATGAGGCTTAACGGGGAGTTTGTGCCGGGTACAGAGTCTTGGCTGAGTTTTGGATACATGAAAACCGAGGAAAATCTTAATGATAGGGGATATATATCACGTCCAACCGACCAGAGACTTAAGTTTGGTATCCTTTTCCAGGATTATGTGCCTAACATCCCTAATATCAAAATGTATCTTAATCTGGTTTATAATACAGGGCTTCCGGGAGGTTCTCCTTCTTATGCCGATCCTTATATTTATCAGTCAAGGCTTAACGATTATCGTCGTGCCGACATAGGTTTTTCTTATGTGTTTACAGGGCCGGGAGTTGAAAAGAAATATGACGAAGATCATTGGCTTTCTACGTTTAAGGAGCTTTCACTGGGCTTAGAGATATTTAACCTGTTTAATAACCAAAATGCTATTACAAATACATGGGTGAGGGATGTGTATACTAAAAATCAATATGGTATTCCTAATTATTTAACATCACGCGTATTTAGCCTTAAGCTTTCGGCCAGGATTTAATTTTTTGAAACATTTTGTTTATTTTTGATATGGTATTCAATACAGGATACCGATATTCCCTATACAATGAAAAAAGTTGCTGTTGTTATATTAGCCCTTACGTCATTATTCACCATTAGCTGTAAAAAAGAAGAAGAAAAACCTAAGGTGAAATATGAAGAATCTATTGAAGCTAAAAAGGCTGTGAGAAAGCCGGATTCTTCTCAGATTAAGGTTGCCGATCTTCCGGTACATATGGAAGGAACAAAATACCTTATCCATCCGGTAGGGGATATGCGTATTTATGATGACAACATTAAAACATACGGAAGTAGCAGGATGAATAATGTGAGCTACGCAATATCTAACTATAACCGTTATGAGCTTACCGGTTATTTTGAAAACCTTAAATTTCAACACATAGATTCTACAGCCTTAAATCCGTTAACAGATAAGCTTGTACAGATACAAACAGCCACTTATTTAAATACTGTTGCCGAAAGGACCAAAAAACAAATTTTAGTATATACTCTTGTTGATAGTGATACCAACCAGGATGGTAAAGTAGATTCTAATGACATTCGCTCTTTATATATAAGTGATATAAGCGGAAAGAACTTTACCAAGCTTTCTAAAGATATGCAGGAGCTTATAGACTGGAATATTATAGATGCTCAAAACAGGCTTTATTTCCGTACTATTGAGGACATCAATAAGAATGGTGCTTTTGATAAGAACGACAAAGTGCATTATCAGTATTGCCAGCTTAATTCCGGTGAATGGACGGTGGAAGCTTATGAGCCTGTATACTAAATAAGGATATCGCTTTCCAAATCCGATTTTTCAATATTAAAATTAAAGCCCAATTGTTCCATAAGTTGGAAAACCAGGTTTTTATACCAGTTCTCTGATTTGGGGTGTATGTATACTTTTTCTATAAGTTTATTGATATCGATATTTATCTTGACACCTTCATTAATATTAAGATTGTGTTTGGTAAGGTTTGATATTATACGAACCTCTCTTTCATACTGAAAGCTTTTTCTTTTAAACAGGAAAGGGAAAAAGTCATTATCAAACGGAATGTATTCTTTTTTGTAATCTATATACTTAACCTCGCCTATATGCTGTTCATAGCGTGTTTCAGGCTGTAATGCTTCTTCTAGCCTTTTTACAGTTGATTGTATGGCAAGCCCTTCACTATTCTGGGTAAATATCTGCCACATCGCATATGATTCATATTCGTTTATATGCCAACTGCTTATTACCACATTTTCACGATGGGTTTTATAGGAGTCCAAAAATTCAGGATTGTTTTCAGATATTTTTTTCAGTTCCTC
Proteins encoded:
- a CDS encoding DUF3450 domain-containing protein, producing MNGLSEIVDSLENKLQKLVQKTEKLERQNQELANEITRSSSVISGQAQEIASLQKQIESLKTANSLLGSDENKRDTKLKINSLIREIDYCIAQLSD
- a CDS encoding TolC family protein; translation: MKNLYIYLLSVLFLMLTGCKVSKDVETPQPDLPVAYRNAITTADTSTIADIEWRTFFPDATLQQLIDKALSGNYDLQQALKNIEASRLLLKQSKWGNVPQLNAYVTASSTIPSENSLNGLSANNFLGTSHVENYDAGLSLSWEADIWGKISSRKKEALAQYLKTEEAKKAIQTELVSGVAQGYYNLLMLDAQLSVARKNLDLSNNTVRIIRMQFESGQVTSLAVEQAEAQRLNAAQIVPMLEKEIVLQENALSVLTGELPAEIARIASIDLEPVYENINYRCTRSSCEQKAGYQNV
- a CDS encoding cell division protein ZapA gives rise to the protein MDEKLKIKISIADRVYPLTVTPAQEEGLRSASKKIDTMIKQFEENYAVRDKQDVLAMCALQFAAQVEQKQIDKSTDFEEAFNRLQQMDEKLGKFLSDK
- the rny gene encoding ribonuclease Y, which translates into the protein MDSTLLIIIGSIAGIGFGFGIAKFLEKKNVSTLIKNAKKEAASILKDAKTDAEAIKKDKLLQAKEKFLELKAEHEQVILGKDKKIAEAEKRTRDKESQVSNELAKTKKLNDEVEAKITDYNNRIDFLDKKQAEIDRLHKSQVEQLEVISGLSAEEAKNQLVESLKAEAKTTAMSHIQDTIEEAKLTAQQEAKKIIINTIQRIGTEEAVENCVSVFNIESDDVKGRIIGREGRNIRALEAATGVEIIVDDTPEAIILSCFDPVRREVARLALHKLVTDGRIHPARIEEVVAKTAKQIEDEIIEVGKRTVIDLGIHGLHPELIKIVGRMKYRSSYGQNLLQHSREVAKLCGLMAAELGLNVKLAKRAGLLHDIGKVPDTESDLPHALLGMQWAEKYGEKEEVCNAIGAHHDEIEMKSLLSPIVQVCDAISGARPGARRQVLDSYIQRLKDLEDIAYGFGGVKSAYAIQAGRELRVIVESEKVSDEMAANLSFEISHKIQTEMTYPGQVKITVIRETRAVNIAK
- a CDS encoding efflux RND transporter permease subunit, whose protein sequence is MFRKFIDRPVLATVISILLVILGVIGLFKLPLQQFPDIAPPAVQVTALYPGANAETVLRSVAPSLEESINGVENMIYMSSTASNDGSLVITVYFKLGTNPDQAAVNVQNRVAQATSQLPSEVIQAGVTTAKQQNSLIMVTALYSEDEKTYDQTFLTNYAQINIIPEIKRIPGVGQAAIFGGNKDYSMRVWLKPAQMTTYNITPKEVMAAIQDKNLEAAPGKFGENSAESFEYVIKYKGKLSKPADYESMIIRTNPDGSILRLKDVARVEFGSYTYGNFTRINGKPGTNIMVIQLPGSNANDIQIAISELMDKAEKSFPKGVKRVNIYNTKVMLDASISQVKSTLVEAFLLVFIVVFLFLQDFRSTLIPAIAVPVAIMGTFFFMSLFGFSINLLTLFALVLAIGIVVDDAIVVVEAVHSKMERGMSPKHATTSAMSEITGAIISITLVMSAVFLPVGFMEGSTGVFYRQFAFTLAIAIVISAVNALTLSPALAALFLKDNHHHNQNGHAVKTTFKQRFFAGFNNGFEKVTNRYMGSLRFLIRNKWISLGGLGLVILATVWMVKTTPSGFIPSEDQGFIAVSVSMPAGTSLDRTIKILEEAEGVINTVKANREIDGLSGFNMLTQSSSPSFGVLFLNLKPLKERGEISDIEDIMNEVRGKLSLVKGANFFVFTFPTVPGFSNIDGLDFVLQDRTGGKLDKFSEVGNRFIGELMKRDEIAVAFTPFRADYPQYELQVDDVKAEQLGVSVKDLLQTVQAYYGSAQVSDFNRFGKYYRVMVQADKDNRATPESLNAVYVKNRTGEMVPVNTLVKLERVYGPENASRYNLFNSMGVNAIPAPGYSSGAAIKAVEEVAEKYLPQGYSYEFSGLTREEIISGGQSTVIFLLSLLFIYFLLAAQYESYILPLAVILSIPTGVFGVFAAIGLTGISNNIYVQVALVMLIGLLAKNAILIVEFAVQRRRQGKTLLSASLEAAKLRLRPIIMTSLAFIVGLIPMMFAIGPSAKGNHSISIGAAGGMLSGVVLGLFIIPVLFIVFQYIQEKISGKPQPKTIKQEHLEPAELELMN
- a CDS encoding TolC family protein translates to MRILTTGVPAAVVSRRPDIKMFEYDLAAANARVGVTKAQMYPALNITASGGLNSFKSDNWFNMPSSLFGIVAGSVAQPLLNNKRLRTQYEVAKVEREKAVLAFRQGVLVAVSEVSDALVKIEKLKEEQQFAEQRVASLQRATGNADKLFNSGMANYLEVITAQSNVLQSELDLAALKRDQLSALAELYKALGGGWK